The following are encoded together in the Daucus carota subsp. sativus chromosome 5, DH1 v3.0, whole genome shotgun sequence genome:
- the LOC108221858 gene encoding B-box zinc finger protein 22-like encodes MKILGVICEVREAAVWCCGDETPLCYGCDKNVHTDNKLASKHQRVALVETTLVPNCDICQEAVAFFFCREDRALLCSRCDLAVHSLNIHVSAHQRFLVPGVKAELEPIKQSPVTPSSVKNCAEKQTSSKMVQKACPGEHVQPIRNIATNGLASAEACVSEGIPERELTDIFGYTGFGKSNVDDKPADFCTPIFSIHDIDVDPDEDLVPSWRVDAYLDADDNVIQAWIADHTQGNIESSSAVDENHSLIRGWTEEPSQAWAVPELTSPLGESVELDSTKVCVPDVSYSLVLVNDNYYPRQENGSIPNRKRKL; translated from the exons ATGAAGATTTTGGGTGTGATTTGTGAAGTAAGGGAGGCTGCGGTTTGGTGTTGCGGAGATGAAACACCTCTCTGTTATGGTTGTGATAAGAATGTTCACACAGATAATAAGTTGGCTTCCAAACATCAGAGAGTTGCTCTTGTGGAAACTACATTAGTGCCTAATTGTGATATTTGTCAG GAGGCGGTGGCTTTCTTCTTCTGCCGAGAAGATCGAGCTTTGCTCTGTTCACGATGTGATCTCGCCGTCCACTCCTTGAACATCCATGTCTCAGCTCACCAGCGTTTTCTAGTTCCTGGAGTGAAAGCCGAGCTCGAGCCAATCAAACAGAGTCCAGTCACTCCCTCATCAGTGAAAAATTGTGCTGAAAAACAAACGTCTAGTAAAATGGTGCAAAAGGCGTGTCCTGGTGAACATGTCCAGCCCATTAGAAATATCGCGACTAACGGGCTGGCTTCTGCTGAAGCCTGTGTATCCGAAGGTATCCCAGAGCGGGAACTCACTGACATATTCGGATACACAGGCTTCGGTAAAAGTAATGTTGATGACAAGCCCGCGGATTTTTGCACACCAATATTCAGCATACATGACATTGATGTGGATCCTGATGAGGACTTAGTTCCGTCCTGGAGAGTTGATGCTTATCTGGACGCTGACGATAATGTGATCCAGGCCTGGATAGCTGATCATACTCAGGGTAATATAGAAAGCTCATCAGCGGTGGACGAAAACCATAGCTTGATTAGAGGCTGGACAGAGGAACCAAGTCAAGCCTGGGCGGTTCCAGAGCTCACATCTCCACTGGGGGAATCAGTGGAATTGGATTCGACTAAAGTGTGCGTTCCGGATGTGTCCTACTCCCTTGTCCTTGTGAACGACAATTACTATCCACGGCAGGAAAATGGATCCATTCCCAATCGAAAGCGGAAACTTTAG
- the LOC108221859 gene encoding B-box zinc finger protein 22-like: MKILCVVCEVREATVWCCGDEAPLCYGCDQNVHTANKLASRHHRVSLVETTSSPKCDICQEAVAFFFCREDRALLCSRCDLAVHSLNIYVSAHQRFLVPGVKAELEPIKQSQVTPSPVKKCAEKQTSSKMVPKACPVEHVQPVTNIATNRLASAEACVSEDIRERELNDIFGNTGFLKAWIADHNENSSQGNLDSSSAGDENDSLIRAWTEEPSHAWAVPELISPLLDTVELDSATVCVPDVSYSLVNDNYYPFQENGSGHIETGSQGREDNSYE; this comes from the exons ATGAAGATTTTGTGCGTGGTATGTGAAGTGAGGGAGGCTACGGTTTGGTGTTGCGGAGACGAAGCACCTCTTTGTTATGGTTGTGATCAGAATGTTCACACAGCTAATAAGCTGGCTTCCAGACATCACAGAGTTTCTCTTGTGGAAACTACATCATCGCCTAAGTGTGATATTTGTCAG GAGGCGGTGGCTTTCTTTTTTTGCCGAGAAGATCGAGCTTTGCTTTGTTCACGATGTGATCTCGCCGTCCACTCCTTGAACATTTATGTCTCAGCTCACCAGCGCTTTCTAGTTCCTGGAGTGAAAGCCGAGCTCGAGCCAATCAAACAGAGTCAAGTCACTCCCTCACCAGTGAAAAAATGTGCTGAAAAACAAACGTCTAGTAAAATGGTGCCAAAGGCATGTCCTGTTGAACATGTCCAGCCCGTTACAAATATCGCGACTAACAGGCTGGCTTCTGCTGAAGCCTGTGTATCCGAAGATATCCGGGAGCGGGAACTCAATGATATCTTCGGAAACACAGGCTTCCTAAAA GCCTGGATAGCTGATCATAACGAGAACTCAAGTCAGGGTAATTTAGATAGCTCATCAGCAGGGGATGAAAATGACAGCTTGATTAGAGCCTGGACAGAGGAACCAAGTCATGCCTGGGCGGTTCCAGAGCTCATATCTCCACTGTTGGACACAGTCGAATTGGATTCGGCTACGGTGTGTGTTCCTGACGTTTCCTACTCCCTTGTGAACGATAATTACTATCCATTCCAGGAAAATGGATCCGGTCACATTGAGACTGGTTCACAAGGGAGAGAGGACAATAGTTATGAGTAG
- the LOC135152971 gene encoding B-box zinc finger protein 20-like isoform X2, giving the protein MKILCVVCETREATVWCCGDEAPLCYACDKNVHTANKLASRHHRVALVETTSLPKCDICQEAVAFFFCREDRALLCSHCDLAVHSLNIHVSAHQRFLVPGVKAEIEPIKQSPVTSSSVKKCAEKQTSGKMVQKACPVEHVQPVRNIATNGLASAEACASEGINERELTDVFGNTGFSKSNVNDKPGDCCTPIFSIHDIDVDPDEDLVPSWRVDANLDADDNIVEAWIADQTHHPGNEILSQGTIDSSSAVDENDSLIRAWTEELSQAWEVPELRSQLLDSEFDLVCVPDVSYSLVKDNYYPFQENGSGLNRKRKL; this is encoded by the exons ATGAAAATTTTGTGTGTGGTATGTGAAACGAGGGAGGCTACTGTTTGGTGTTGTGGAGATGAAGCACCACTTTGTTATGCTTGTGACAAGAATGTTCACACAGCTAACAAGTTGGCTTCCAGGCATCACAGAGTTGCTCTTGTGGAAACTACATCATTGCCAAAGTGTGATATTTGTCAG GAGGCAGTGGCTTTCTTCTTTTGCCGAGAAGATCGAGCTCTGCTCTGTTCACACTGTGATCTCGCCGTCCACTCCTTGAACATCCATGTCTCAGCTCACCAGCGCTTTCTAGTTCCTGGAGTAAAAGCCGAGATCGAGCCAATCAAACAGAGTCCAGTCACATCCTCATCAGTGAAAAAATGTGCTGAAAAACAAACGTCTGGTAAAATGGTGCAAAAGGCGTGTCCTGTTGAACATGTCCAGCCGGTTAGAAATATCGCGACTAACGGGCTGGCTTCTGCTGAAGCCTGTGCATCAGAAGGTATCAACGAGCGGGAACTCACTGATGTCTTCGGAAACACAGGCTTCAGTAAAAGTAATGTCAATGACAAGCCCGGGGATTGTTGCACACCAATATTCAGCATACATGACATTGATGTGGATCCTGATGAGGACTTAGTTCCATCCTGGAGAGTTGATGCTAATCTGGATGCTGACGATAACATAGTTGAGGCCTGGATAGCTGATCAGACTCATCACCCTGGTAACGAGATTTTAAGTCAGGGTACTATAGATAGCTCATCAGCAGTAGATGAAAACGATAGCTTGATTAGGGCCTGGACAGAGGAACTAAGCCAAGCCTGGGAGGTTCCAGAGCTCAGATCTCAACTGTTGGACTCAGAATTCGATTTAGTGTGTGTTCCTGATGTGTCCTACTCCCTTGTGAAGGATAATTACTATCCATTCCAGGAAAATGGATCCGGTCTCAATCGAAAGCGGAAACTTTAG
- the LOC135152971 gene encoding B-box zinc finger protein 20-like isoform X1 — MKILCAVCETGEATVWCCGDEAPLCYACDKNVHTANKLASRHHRVALVETASLPKCDICQEAVAFFFCREDRALLCSHCDLAVHSLNIHVSAHQRFLVPGVKAEIEPIKQSPVTSSSVKKCAEKQTSGKMVQKACPVEHVQPVRNIATNGLASAEACASEGINERELTDVFGNTGFSKSNVNDKPGDCCTPIFSIHDIDVDPDEDLVPSWRVDANLDADDNIVEAWIADQTHHPGNEILSQGTIDSSSAVDENDSLIRAWTEELSQAWEVPELRSQLLDSEFDLVCVPDVSYSLVKDNYYPFQENGSGLNRKRKL; from the exons ATGAAAATTTTGTGTGCGGTATGTGAAACAGGGGAGGCAACTGTTTGGTGTTGTGGAGATGAAGCACCACTTTGTTATGCTTGTGACAAGAATGTTCACACAGCTAACAAGTTGGCTTCCAGGCATCACAGAGTTGCTCTTGTGGAAACTGCATCATTGCCAAAGTGTGATATTTGTCAG GAGGCAGTGGCTTTCTTCTTTTGCCGAGAAGATCGAGCTCTGCTCTGTTCACACTGTGATCTCGCCGTCCACTCCTTGAACATCCATGTCTCAGCTCACCAGCGCTTTCTAGTTCCTGGAGTAAAAGCCGAGATCGAGCCAATCAAACAGAGTCCAGTCACATCCTCATCAGTGAAAAAATGTGCTGAAAAACAAACGTCTGGTAAAATGGTGCAAAAGGCGTGTCCTGTTGAACATGTCCAGCCGGTTAGAAATATCGCGACTAACGGGCTGGCTTCTGCTGAAGCCTGTGCATCAGAAGGTATCAACGAGCGGGAACTCACTGATGTCTTCGGAAACACAGGCTTCAGTAAAAGTAATGTCAATGACAAGCCCGGGGATTGTTGCACACCAATATTCAGCATACATGACATTGATGTGGATCCTGATGAGGACTTAGTTCCATCCTGGAGAGTTGATGCTAATCTGGATGCTGACGATAACATAGTTGAGGCCTGGATAGCTGATCAGACTCATCACCCTGGTAACGAGATTTTAAGTCAGGGTACTATAGATAGCTCATCAGCAGTAGATGAAAACGATAGCTTGATTAGGGCCTGGACAGAGGAACTAAGCCAAGCCTGGGAGGTTCCAGAGCTCAGATCTCAACTGTTGGACTCAGAATTCGATTTAGTGTGTGTTCCTGATGTGTCCTACTCCCTTGTGAAGGATAATTACTATCCATTCCAGGAAAATGGATCCGGTCTCAATCGAAAGCGGAAACTTTAG
- the LOC135153030 gene encoding B-box zinc finger protein 20-like — MKILCVVCEVREATVWCCGDEAPLCYGCDQNVHTANKLASRHHKVALVETASVPKCDVCQEAVAFFFCREDRALLCSQCDLAVHSLNVHVSAHQRFLVPGVKAELAPIKQSPVTSSSVQKCGKKQKSSKMVQKACPGGLASAEACVSEGIPERELTDIFGNTGFSKSDVDDKQGDCCTPIFSIDDIEVDPDENLVPSWRVDVNLDADDNVVQAWIADQSHQTHHPGNENLSQGNIDSSSAVDENDSLIRAWTDPSQAWEVPESSPMLDSEFDLVCVPDVNYYPSQENGSGLNRKRKL; from the exons ATGAAAATTTTGTGCGTGGTATGTGAAGTGAGGGAGGCCACAGTTTGGTGTTGCGGAGATGAAGCTCCTCTTTGTTATGGTTGTGATCAGAATGTTCACACAGCTAATAAGTTGGCTTCCAGACATCACAAAGTTGCTCTTGTGGAAACTGCATCAGTGCCCAAGTGTGATGTTTGTCAG GAGGCAGTTGCTTTCTTCTTTTGCCGAGAAGATCGAGCTTTGCTCTGTTCACAATGTGATCTCGCCGTCCACTCCTTGAACGTCCATGTCTCAGCTCACCAGCGTTTTCTAGTTCCTGGAGTGAAAGCCGAGCTCGCGCCAATCAAACAGAGTCCAGTCACTTCCTCATCAGTGCAAAAATGTGGTAAAAAACAAAAGTCTAGTAAAATGGTGCAAAAGGCATGTCCTGGTGGGCTGGCTTCTGCTGAAGCCTGTGTATCCGAAGGTATCCCAGAGCGGGAACTCACTGATATCTTCGGAAACACAGGCTTCAGTAAAAGTGATGTTGATGACAAGCAAGGGGATTGTTGCACACCAATTTTCAGCATAGATGACATTGAAGTCGATCCTGATGAGAACTTAGTTCCATCCTGGAGAGTTGATGTTAATCTGGATGCTGACGATAACGTGGTTCAGGCCTGGATAGCTGATCAGAGTCATCAGACTCATCACCCTGGTAACGAGAACTTAAGTCAGGGTAATATAGATAGCTCATCAGCAGTGGATGAAAATGATAGCTTAATTAGAGCCTGGACAGATCCAAGTCAAGCCTGGGAGGTTCCAGAGTCATCTCCAATGTTGGACTCAGAATTCGATTTAGTGTGTGTTCCTGATGTGAATTACTATCCATCGCAGGAAAATGGATCCGGTCTCAATCGAAAGCGGAAACTTTAG